A DNA window from Bacteroides cellulosilyticus contains the following coding sequences:
- a CDS encoding helix-turn-helix domain-containing protein, with protein sequence MEVEMIPLAAALLGEMKRPDEAIALLEQSIALLEQPIHSAAQPGTSQRMDEQGRALALMVYYECLMNQYLATGRVRQADHYYRLHQDLSARFSGLERDDYYPGKYLMQAHRYPEAETYARNSLDGLLQHSDSISEATKNCMSLLADACLAQGKKAEAATFYRRALMVSDSLAVRSRKQAYVEYSLMSKLDNYKDTIRRQESELQRHQVTLMFSGTVAFLVLVLIVLGVRQMRRQRRFNRELQEENRLKQQAEDELMHLKELMQNRTLPTDAAPAEDTPADITACLKELDEWLIEENRFTQPDMDIEKAARHCGITKRELAERCMKYKEKSFNEYLADLRLDYSCRRLMDEDFPTIETVAQESGFAVSTFLRRFKTKYEMSPTDWRNLKKEIRD encoded by the coding sequence ATGGAAGTTGAAATGATCCCCCTTGCCGCCGCCTTGCTGGGTGAAATGAAGCGTCCCGACGAGGCCATCGCCTTACTGGAACAATCCATCGCCTTGCTGGAGCAGCCCATCCACTCCGCGGCGCAGCCCGGAACCTCTCAGCGAATGGACGAACAAGGGCGAGCCTTGGCCCTGATGGTTTACTACGAATGCCTGATGAACCAATACCTTGCTACCGGCCGTGTCCGGCAAGCCGACCACTACTACCGTCTCCACCAGGACCTGTCGGCACGTTTCAGCGGTTTGGAGCGGGACGACTATTATCCCGGGAAATATCTGATGCAAGCCCATCGTTACCCCGAAGCCGAAACTTATGCCCGCAACAGTCTGGACGGGTTGTTGCAACACTCCGACAGCATCTCCGAGGCTACGAAAAACTGCATGTCCCTCTTGGCCGATGCCTGCCTTGCACAGGGCAAGAAGGCCGAAGCCGCCACCTTCTACCGCCGTGCACTCATGGTCAGTGACAGCCTGGCGGTGCGCAGCCGCAAGCAGGCATATGTGGAGTATAGCCTGATGAGCAAACTGGACAATTACAAAGATACTATCCGCCGGCAGGAGTCGGAGTTGCAACGCCACCAAGTGACTTTGATGTTCAGCGGCACAGTGGCGTTTCTGGTGTTAGTGCTGATTGTCCTGGGAGTGAGGCAGATGCGACGCCAGCGCCGCTTCAACCGCGAATTGCAGGAAGAAAACCGATTGAAGCAGCAGGCGGAGGATGAACTGATGCACCTGAAAGAACTAATGCAAAACCGTACATTGCCTACTGACGCTGCTCCGGCCGAAGATACCCCGGCCGACATTACGGCTTGCTTGAAGGAATTGGACGAATGGCTGATTGAAGAAAACCGCTTCACACAGCCGGACATGGATATAGAAAAAGCCGCCCGGCATTGTGGCATAACCAAACGCGAACTTGCCGAGCGGTGTATGAAATATAAGGAGAAGTCCTTCAACGAATATCTGGCCGACCTGCGCCTGGATTACTCTTGCCGGAGATTGATGGATGAAGACTTCCCAACCATAGAAACCGTAGCACAGGAGTCCGGATTCGCCGTGAGCACTTTCCTGCGGCGGTTTAAGACCAAATACGAAATGTCACCTACGGATTGGAGAAATCTGAAGAAGGAGATTAGGGATTAA
- a CDS encoding 4-hydroxy-3-methylbut-2-en-1-yl diphosphate synthase has product MDLFNYSRRETSEVNIGATPMGGSNPIRIQSMTNTATQDTEASVAQAKRIVDAGGEYVRLTAQGIKEAENLMNINAGLRRDGYMVPLVADIHFNPKVADVAAQYVEKVRINPGNYVDAARTFKHLEYTDEEYAQELQKIHDRFIPFLNICKENHTAIRIGVNHGSLSDRIMSRYGDTPEGMVESCMEFLRICVKEDFTDVVISIKASNTVVMVKTVRLLAAVMEKEGMQFPLHLGVTEAGDGEDGRIKSALGIGALLADGLGDTIRVSLSEAPEAEIPVARKLVDYIMQHQDHPYIPGVEAESFNYLSPTRRETTAVRNIGGNHLPVVIAERMDGKFDTNPQFIPDYIYAGRALPEIREEGVEYILDADVWEEEPGTYPAFNYQQMPLMGNCQADLKFMFMPYMAQTEEVIACLKYHPEVVIISQSNHPNRLGEHRALVHQLMQEGLKNPVVFFQHYAENEAEDLQIKSAADMGALIFDGLCDGIFLFNQGSLTHAVVDATAFGILQAGRVRTSKTEYISCPGCGRTLFDLQSTIARVKAATSHLKGLKIGIMGCIVNGPGEMADADYGYVGAGRGKISLYKKKECIEKNIPEEEAVEKLIELIKANGEY; this is encoded by the coding sequence GTGGATTTATTCAACTATTCCCGTCGGGAAACATCAGAAGTAAATATTGGAGCCACCCCTATGGGCGGCTCCAATCCTATACGCATACAGAGTATGACAAATACCGCTACGCAGGATACAGAAGCCAGCGTGGCACAGGCCAAACGCATTGTAGATGCCGGAGGTGAATATGTACGTCTGACAGCACAAGGCATTAAAGAAGCGGAAAACCTGATGAACATCAATGCCGGTTTGCGCCGGGACGGATATATGGTTCCACTGGTTGCCGACATCCACTTCAATCCAAAAGTGGCAGACGTAGCAGCGCAGTACGTTGAGAAAGTACGCATCAATCCGGGAAACTATGTAGATGCCGCACGCACCTTCAAGCATCTGGAATATACAGACGAAGAGTATGCACAAGAGTTGCAGAAGATACATGACCGGTTCATTCCTTTCCTGAATATCTGCAAGGAGAATCATACAGCTATCCGCATCGGTGTAAATCATGGCTCACTGTCCGACCGCATTATGTCTCGCTATGGCGATACACCGGAAGGTATGGTGGAATCGTGCATGGAGTTCCTGCGCATCTGTGTAAAAGAAGACTTTACAGATGTTGTTATCTCTATTAAAGCCTCCAATACAGTGGTAATGGTAAAAACGGTTCGCCTGCTGGCTGCCGTAATGGAAAAGGAAGGAATGCAATTCCCGCTGCACCTTGGCGTTACAGAAGCCGGGGATGGTGAGGACGGACGTATCAAGTCTGCCCTGGGCATCGGTGCATTGCTAGCCGACGGTCTGGGTGATACCATCCGCGTTTCTCTGAGCGAAGCTCCGGAAGCAGAAATACCTGTAGCACGCAAGTTGGTGGATTACATCATGCAGCACCAGGATCATCCTTATATACCCGGAGTGGAAGCGGAAAGTTTCAACTATCTTTCTCCGACACGACGTGAGACAACTGCCGTACGCAACATAGGTGGGAATCACCTGCCTGTAGTCATTGCCGAACGCATGGACGGAAAGTTTGATACGAACCCGCAATTCATTCCGGATTATATCTACGCCGGACGTGCCTTACCGGAAATTCGTGAAGAAGGAGTGGAATACATCCTGGATGCGGATGTATGGGAAGAAGAGCCCGGAACTTATCCGGCTTTCAATTACCAGCAGATGCCACTTATGGGCAATTGCCAAGCCGATTTGAAATTCATGTTCATGCCTTACATGGCACAAACGGAAGAAGTGATTGCTTGTCTGAAATATCATCCGGAAGTAGTCATTATATCACAGAGTAACCATCCTAACCGACTTGGGGAACATCGTGCCTTAGTTCACCAGTTGATGCAGGAAGGACTGAAAAATCCGGTTGTATTCTTCCAGCACTATGCTGAAAATGAAGCGGAGGACTTGCAGATAAAATCTGCTGCCGACATGGGAGCACTTATCTTCGACGGTCTTTGCGATGGTATTTTCCTGTTCAACCAGGGAAGTCTCACTCATGCCGTAGTAGATGCCACAGCCTTTGGTATTCTGCAAGCCGGACGCGTGCGCACCAGCAAGACGGAATATATCTCCTGTCCCGGATGCGGACGTACCCTGTTCGATCTTCAAAGCACCATAGCACGTGTAAAAGCCGCAACTTCACACCTGAAAGGATTGAAAATAGGTATTATGGGCTGCATCGTCAATGGTCCCGGAGAAATGGCTGATGCTGACTATGGCTACGTAGGTGCCGGACGTGGAAAAATCAGTCTGTATAAGAAGAAAGAATGCATCGAAAAGAATATTCCCGAAGAAGAGGCGGTGGAGAAACTGATTGAGCTGATTAAGGCGAATGGGGAATATTGA
- the purE gene encoding 5-(carboxyamino)imidazole ribonucleotide mutase — translation MSPLVSIIMGSTSDLPVMEKAAQLLNDLHVPFEMNALSAHRTPEAVEDFAKNARGRGVKVIIAAAGMAAALPGVIAANTTLPVIGVPVKGSVLDGVDALYSIIQMPPGIPVATVAINGAMNAAILAIQMLALSDADLAETFAAYKEGLKKKIVKANEELKEVKYEYKVN, via the coding sequence ATGTCTCCATTAGTAAGCATCATCATGGGCAGCACCTCCGACCTTCCTGTTATGGAAAAGGCCGCTCAACTGCTGAATGATTTACATGTACCGTTCGAAATGAACGCTCTTTCTGCACACCGCACTCCGGAAGCTGTAGAGGATTTTGCAAAGAACGCCCGCGGACGCGGCGTTAAGGTGATAATCGCAGCCGCCGGCATGGCCGCCGCTCTGCCCGGAGTCATCGCTGCCAACACTACACTGCCTGTCATCGGAGTTCCCGTTAAAGGTTCTGTGCTGGATGGCGTAGATGCTCTCTACTCTATCATTCAGATGCCTCCCGGAATCCCTGTAGCCACAGTTGCCATCAATGGCGCCATGAATGCTGCCATTCTTGCTATACAAATGCTAGCTTTGAGCGATGCCGATCTCGCTGAAACTTTTGCAGCCTACAAAGAAGGGCTGAAAAAGAAAATCGTAAAGGCGAACGAGGAACTGAAAGAAGTAAAGTACGAGTACAAAGTTAATTAA
- the gcvH gene encoding glycine cleavage system protein GcvH: MNFPENVKYTKEHEWIRLEGNVAYVGITDYAQAQLGDIVFVDIQAEGETLAADEVFGTIEVVKTISDLFLPVGGEILEQNEALADQPELVNKDPYGEGWLIKMKPDADADFDSLLDAAAYKALIND; the protein is encoded by the coding sequence ATGAATTTCCCAGAAAATGTAAAGTACACCAAAGAACACGAGTGGATACGCCTTGAAGGCAATGTAGCTTATGTAGGTATCACCGATTACGCTCAGGCACAATTGGGCGATATCGTATTCGTAGATATCCAGGCAGAGGGCGAAACATTGGCAGCCGACGAAGTATTCGGGACCATTGAAGTAGTGAAAACCATTTCGGATCTTTTCTTGCCCGTAGGCGGAGAAATCCTGGAGCAAAACGAGGCTCTTGCCGACCAGCCGGAACTGGTAAACAAAGATCCGTACGGCGAAGGCTGGCTCATCAAAATGAAGCCGGATGCTGATGCAGATTTTGATTCATTACTGGATGCTGCTGCCTACAAAGCGTTGATTAACGATTAA
- a CDS encoding membrane protein: MEEQHIVADRTLIRTARVISAIFTPFSIPFLAFLILFLFSYLRIMPIQYKLIVLGVVYCFTILMPTLTIFLFRKINGFSPEDLGERKRRFMPFLLTITSYVFCLVMMHRLNIPWYMTGIILAALIMMVICIVVNLKWKLSEHMAGVGAIVGGLVSFSALFGYNPVWWLCLFILIAGVLGTARIILQHHTLGEVLVGFAVGLICSLLVLHPLSNILFRVFLF, translated from the coding sequence ATGGAAGAACAACATATTGTAGCAGACAGAACCTTAATCCGGACAGCCCGGGTGATATCGGCTATATTCACGCCGTTTTCCATCCCGTTCCTGGCGTTTCTGATTCTGTTCCTTTTCTCGTACCTGCGCATCATGCCTATACAGTATAAGCTGATTGTGCTGGGAGTAGTGTACTGCTTCACTATTCTTATGCCTACGCTCACCATCTTCCTGTTCCGTAAAATCAACGGTTTCAGTCCCGAAGACTTGGGTGAACGTAAGCGGCGCTTTATGCCATTCCTGCTTACTATTACTTCATACGTATTCTGCCTGGTGATGATGCACCGCCTGAATATCCCTTGGTACATGACGGGGATTATTCTTGCTGCATTGATCATGATGGTTATCTGCATTGTTGTCAATCTGAAATGGAAGTTAAGCGAGCACATGGCAGGTGTAGGGGCTATTGTAGGAGGGCTGGTATCTTTCAGTGCCTTGTTCGGATACAATCCGGTATGGTGGCTATGTCTGTTCATCCTGATTGCAGGTGTCCTGGGCACAGCACGTATTATTTTACAGCATCATACATTGGGAGAGGTACTGGTAGGTTTTGCCGTAGGATTAATTTGCTCCTTATTGGTGCTTCATCCACTGAGTAATATCCTGTTCCGTGTTTTCTTATTTTAA
- the rpoN gene encoding RNA polymerase factor sigma-54, translated as MAQGSRQVQTQAQQQVQTLSPQQILVVKLLELPAVELEDRIHAELLENPALEEGKEDTASDDFSDNSDTEGSAEDNGANEYDSLSDYLSEDDIPDYKLQENNRSKGEQAEEIPFSDATSFYETLKEQLSERDLTEHQRELAEYLIGSLDDDGLLRKSLDSICDELAIYAGIECTQEELEEALKIIQDFDPAGLGARNLQECLLIQIHRKIEQQHFTPNPLLYIEEAIISECYEEFTRKHWDKIQQKLGLEEDAFEQAIKEICKLNPRPGASLGEAIGRNMQQIIPDFIVDTYDDGTINLALNNRNVPELRMSRDFTEMVEEHTKNRANQSKESKEAMMFLKQKMDSAQGFIDAVKQRQNTLMTTMQAIIDLQRPFFLEGDESLLRPMILKDVAERTGLDISTISRVSNSKYVQTNYGIYSLKFFFSDGYVTEDGEEMSVREIRKILKECIDNEDKKKPYTDDELTDILKEKGYPIARRTVAKYRQQLNIPVARLRR; from the coding sequence ATGGCACAAGGTTCCAGACAAGTACAAACTCAAGCGCAGCAACAGGTACAAACACTGTCGCCCCAGCAGATTCTGGTAGTGAAGCTACTGGAATTGCCCGCTGTAGAACTGGAAGACCGTATACATGCGGAACTTCTGGAAAATCCGGCTCTGGAAGAAGGAAAGGAAGATACGGCAAGTGACGACTTTTCTGATAATTCCGATACGGAAGGTTCCGCAGAAGACAACGGAGCCAACGAATATGATTCATTAAGCGACTATCTGAGCGAAGACGATATCCCCGACTACAAATTGCAGGAAAACAACCGTAGCAAAGGTGAACAGGCCGAAGAAATTCCTTTCTCCGACGCCACTTCTTTTTACGAAACCCTGAAGGAGCAGCTAAGCGAACGTGACTTGACCGAGCACCAACGTGAACTGGCGGAATATCTGATCGGATCATTGGATGACGATGGCCTGTTACGTAAGTCTCTGGATAGCATCTGTGATGAACTCGCCATCTATGCCGGCATCGAATGTACCCAGGAAGAATTGGAAGAGGCACTGAAGATCATCCAGGACTTTGATCCCGCCGGACTCGGTGCACGCAACCTACAAGAATGCCTGCTCATTCAGATTCATCGCAAGATAGAGCAACAGCACTTCACCCCGAACCCTCTACTTTATATAGAAGAAGCGATCATCTCCGAATGTTACGAAGAATTTACCCGTAAGCATTGGGACAAGATACAGCAGAAGCTCGGACTGGAAGAAGATGCTTTTGAACAGGCTATCAAAGAGATCTGCAAACTCAATCCGCGTCCGGGTGCCTCCCTGGGTGAAGCCATCGGCCGGAACATGCAACAGATCATCCCCGACTTCATTGTAGATACATACGACGACGGCACCATCAACCTGGCTCTGAACAACCGGAACGTTCCGGAACTGCGTATGAGCCGTGACTTCACCGAGATGGTGGAAGAACATACCAAAAACAGGGCTAACCAATCGAAAGAGTCGAAAGAAGCCATGATGTTCCTGAAGCAGAAGATGGATTCAGCACAAGGCTTTATTGATGCCGTGAAGCAGCGCCAGAATACATTAATGACTACCATGCAAGCCATTATCGACCTGCAACGCCCGTTCTTCCTCGAAGGAGACGAATCATTGTTGCGCCCTATGATATTGAAAGACGTTGCCGAACGTACCGGACTGGACATTTCAACCATCTCCCGCGTCAGCAACAGCAAATATGTGCAAACCAACTATGGCATCTATTCACTGAAATTCTTCTTCAGTGATGGATACGTCACCGAAGACGGTGAGGAAATGTCTGTACGTGAGATTCGTAAGATATTGAAAGAATGCATTGACAATGAAGATAAAAAGAAACCTTATACGGATGATGAACTGACGGATATACTGAAAGAAAAAGGATATCCTATAGCACGCCGCACGGTAGCCAAGTACAGGCAACAGTTGAACATACCGGTGGCAAGGTTGAGGAGATAA
- a CDS encoding aminopeptidase P family protein, protein MFDKETYVQRRALLKKNIGSGVLLFLGNDEQGLNYEDNAFRYRQDSTFLYYFGLSFAGLSAIIDIDEDKEIIFGDELTIDHIVWMGTQPTLKEKSERVGIRETLPSAGIISYLHKAVQKGQTVHYLPPYRPEHKLKLMDWLGIPPARQEGSVPFIRAVVAQRNYKSAEEIAEIERACDVTADMHIKAMEVIRPGMYEYEVVAEMNRVAEMNNCELSFPTIATINGQTLHNHYHGNRIKSGDLFLIDAGAELPSGYCGDMSSTVPADKTFTSKQRAVYEIQNAMHLESVKALRPGIPYMEVYDLSARVMVEGLKGLGLMKGNADDAVREGAHALFYPHGLGHMMGLDVHDMENLGEVWVGYDGQPKSTQFGRKSQRLAIPLEPGFVHTVEPGIYFIPELIDMWKEGKKFTDFINYDKVEEYRDFGGIRNEEDYLITETGARRLGKKIPLTPEEVEALR, encoded by the coding sequence ATGTTTGATAAAGAAACTTATGTGCAGCGCAGAGCCCTGCTGAAAAAAAATATTGGCTCCGGAGTGTTACTATTCTTGGGAAATGACGAACAAGGACTGAATTATGAAGATAATGCTTTCCGTTATCGTCAGGATTCTACTTTCCTCTACTATTTCGGCTTGTCGTTTGCCGGACTTTCCGCTATTATTGACATCGATGAGGACAAAGAAATCATTTTCGGAGACGAACTGACTATCGATCATATTGTATGGATGGGTACGCAGCCGACTCTGAAAGAGAAGAGTGAACGGGTAGGCATTCGGGAGACGCTTCCTTCCGCCGGGATTATCAGCTATCTGCACAAAGCCGTACAAAAAGGTCAGACGGTGCATTATCTTCCGCCTTACCGTCCCGAACATAAGTTGAAACTCATGGATTGGCTGGGTATTCCGCCTGCACGTCAGGAAGGTTCCGTGCCGTTTATCCGTGCGGTGGTGGCACAGCGTAATTATAAATCTGCCGAAGAGATTGCAGAGATAGAAAGAGCATGTGATGTGACTGCCGACATGCATATCAAGGCGATGGAAGTGATTCGTCCGGGTATGTACGAATATGAAGTTGTGGCAGAGATGAACCGTGTAGCCGAAATGAATAATTGCGAACTTTCTTTCCCTACAATTGCCACAATCAACGGACAGACTTTGCATAATCATTATCATGGTAATAGAATTAAATCGGGTGACTTGTTCTTGATCGATGCCGGTGCAGAACTTCCATCAGGCTATTGTGGCGATATGTCGTCTACTGTACCTGCCGATAAAACGTTTACTTCGAAGCAACGTGCCGTTTACGAAATTCAGAATGCTATGCATCTGGAATCTGTAAAGGCTCTCCGTCCGGGTATTCCTTATATGGAAGTGTACGACTTATCTGCCCGCGTAATGGTAGAAGGTTTGAAAGGACTGGGTCTGATGAAAGGAAATGCGGATGATGCAGTGCGCGAAGGTGCCCATGCATTGTTCTATCCCCACGGTCTGGGACACATGATGGGACTGGATGTGCATGATATGGAAAATCTGGGCGAAGTGTGGGTAGGCTATGACGGTCAGCCCAAGAGCACACAGTTCGGACGTAAGTCTCAACGTCTTGCTATTCCTTTGGAACCGGGCTTTGTACATACTGTTGAGCCGGGTATCTACTTCATTCCCGAATTGATTGATATGTGGAAAGAAGGTAAGAAATTCACTGACTTTATCAATTATGACAAAGTGGAAGAATATCGTGACTTCGGTGGTATCCGCAATGAAGAAGATTATCTTATTACAGAAACCGGTGCCCGCCGTTTAGGCAAGAAGATACCATTGACTCCGGAAGAAGTGGAAGCTTTGCGATAG